A portion of the Cervus canadensis isolate Bull #8, Minnesota chromosome 26, ASM1932006v1, whole genome shotgun sequence genome contains these proteins:
- the LOC122428164 gene encoding uncharacterized protein LOC122428164 translates to MPTGEGQGTPPLPGKTDRGHVSCVGVSRQCCGLGLSGVGWAEAPRGSSVALERQQCPSPCWGPCKQSRRGSWTVPGKRARRFLSEPHLSACPPPPAPQAPLKGSLRAWLQPGAEGGEPWRQQASPYSARWSCPRSPPGAQSRGQPAARQDWSCDLTTSGDSAPLTPPTCLQHQIPAVELHGAGRGGKVTSRQLTLLLTRIWGLGGGGALRALPVALGWHWAGEGGRSPGAPSPARGEAPHAPEGGSGQRRAGGRSGPGPSRWRGGLSQLCQPRARSHSLGRHTCSTPLIRARRMAGAQSGQKTLLFCCCSVAESCPTLQPHGLQQARLVLCKTVY, encoded by the exons ATGCCCACTGGTGAGGGGCAGGGCACGCCTCCCCTGCCCGGGAAGACGGATCGTGGGCACGTGTCCTGCGTGGGGGTTAGCCGGCAGTGCTGCGGGCTCGGCTTGTCCGGTGTGGGGTGGGCGGAGGCCCCCCGGGGCTCCTCCGTGGCCCTGGAGAGGCAGCAAT GTCCCTCCCCCTGCTGGGGTCCCTGCAAGCAGAGCCGCAGGGGGAGCTGGACCGTGCCGGGGAAGCGGGCCAGGCGCTTCCTCTCCGAGCCCCACCTCAGCGCCTGCCCGCCTCCTCCCGCTCCCCAGGCGCCG CTCAAGGGCTCGCTGAGGGCCTGGCTGCAGCCTGGGGCCGAAGGAGGGGAGCCTTGGCGCCAGCAGGCTTCCCCTTATAGCGCCCGGTGGAGCTGCCCTCGGAGCCCACCCGGTGCCCAGTCAAGGGGTCAGCCTGCGGCCCGGCAGGACTGGAGCTGTGACCTCACCACTTCCGGGGACAGTGCACCCCTCACACCGCCCACCTGCCTCCAGCACCAAATCCCCGCAGTGGAGCTGCATGGGGCTGGGAGAGGCGGGAAGGTGACGTCCCGGCAGCTCACGCTGCTGCTGACCCGcatctgggggctggggggggggggggcgctgcgGGCTCTGCCGGTGGCCTTGGGTTGGCACTGGGCGGGTGAAGGCGGCAGGAGCCCcggagccccctccccagccagggGCGAGGCCCCCCACGCACCGGAAGGTGGCTCCGGTCAGCGGCGTGCAGGTGGACGCTCGGGCCCCGGGCCCAGCAGGTGGAGGGGAGGCCTGTCACAACTCTGCCAGCCCCGAGCGAGGTCACACAGTTTGG GGCGCCACACTTGCTCCACACCCTTGATCAGAGCCCGGCGCATGGCAGGAGCTCAGAGCGGGCAGAAGACActgttgttttgctgttgttcagtcgctgaatcgtgtccaactctgcaaccccatggactgcagcaggccaggcttgtTTTGTGCAAGACCGTTTATTGA
- the TRMT44 gene encoding probable tRNA (uracil-O(2)-)-methyltransferase → MAEVARVVVRDPGSRMLPGGFWAAVAVWVEKPQVANKRLCGVRLEARRSVSLPQTEHTHPRPSTGPEPESFAKAGGCGPDSGPGPIRRSFDGGPGTGPSAGPELGRQEAQGRRQPEEEPGEAAAAAAAATPQLSGTPGQPGKAAAREGDLPAADLGSLWDAFARSLAGDNREALAFLTRPGAGSPPEGRLELDLVLRTVIPKTNPHCPLRGPRREMVVQDVLNGAVTFLPLEEDDEGNLKVKMSNMYQIQLSHSEGEWFISVLIFCPERWHSDGTVYPKPTWLGEELLAKLARWCVETRQSGFKSTLSLISIMKYSKAYQALKEKYKDMVKVWPEVTDPEKFVYEDVAIAAYLLILWEEERAERRETARQSFVDLGCGNGLLVHILSNEGHPGRGIDVRRRKIWDMYGPQTRLEESAITPNDKTLFPDVDWLIGNHSDELTPWIPVIAARSSYDCRFFVLPCCFFDFVGKFQRMQSSKTQYRGYLDFITEVGSACGFHVEEDCLRIPSTKRVCLIGKSRTYPPTREASVDEERTRYINSRRGRPGSPCSGGPALPPPGAAPGSAPGPEGPGALDARPGHAAEAGAGQRGPRAPTEGLWLSGFHPREKAERLRNCAALPREFVDRVVLQVAHLLLGRSPAGGSAQAWNRGGSLSLAEVAGELDRETLRRLKRECGGLQTLLRSSPQVFQVLNGRVRIRDWREERPRKQEEPEVKRRLSPDTFKTRICWFFAHHPDGCVLPADCCPFAHGPGELRPAPRTRKKKTAL, encoded by the exons ATGGCTGAGGTGGCCAGAGTCGtggtgagagacccgggttcgcgGATGCTCCCGGGCGGCTTCTGGGCGGCGGTAGCCGTGTGGGTGGAGAAGCCGCAGGTGGCCAACAAGCGGCTGTGTGGCGTCCGTCTGGAGGCCCGGCGGAGCGTCTCCTTGCCCCAGACCGAGCACACCCACCCCAGGCCCAGTACAGGCCCAGAGCCGGAGAGTTTTGCGAAGGCTGGAGGATGTGGGCCCGACTCGGGGCCGGGACCCATCCGGCGTTCCTTCGACGGGGGCCCGGGCACTGGACCGAGCGCGGGCCCCGAACTGGGCCGCCAGGAGGCCCAGGGCCGGCGCCAGCCAGAGGAGGAGCCCGGGgaagcagccgccgccgccgccgccgccacgcCTCAGCTCTCAGGGACGCCTGGGCAACCCGGCAAGGCTGCAGCCCGGGAGGGCGACCTCCCCGCCGCCGACCTGGGTTCTCTGTGGGACGCCTTCGCTCGGAGCCTCGCCGGCGACAATCGAGAGGCGCTAGCCTTCCTCACCCGCCCCGGGGCAGGATCGCCTCCAGAGGGTCGGCTTGAGCTCGACTTGGTGCTCAGAACCGTCATCCCCAAAACGAACCCGCATTGCCCGCTTCGTGGTCCGAGGAGAGAAATGGTCGTGCAAG ATGTCCTCAATGGAGCTGTAACTTTTTTACCTTTGGAAGAGGATGATGAAGGGAATTTAAAGGTGAAAATGAGCAACATGTATCAAATCCAGCTCAGTCACAGCGAAGGAGAATG GTTCatatctgttttaattttctgtccAGAACGATGGCATTCAGATGGCACTGTGTATCCCAAACCCACCTGGCTTGGAGAAGAGTTGCTGGCCAAGTTGGCCAGGTGGTGTGTGGAGACCAGGCAGAGTGGGTTCAAAAGCACCCTGTCTCTCATCTCCATCATGAAGTACAGTAAGGCTTACCAGGCACTTAAAGAGAAGTACAAGGACATGGTCAAG GTGTGGCCTGAAGTCACTGACCCTGAGAAGTTTGTATATGAAGATGTGGCCATTGCCGCCTACCTGCTG ATCctctgggaggaagagagagccGAACGGCGAGAGACTGCCCGGCAGTCCTTCGTGGACCTCGGCTGCGGGAATGGCCTCCTGGTCCACATCCTGAGCAACGAGGGG CATCCAGGCCGAGGCATAGACGTGCGAAGAAGAAAAATCTGGGACATGTACGGACCCCAGACCCGCCTGGAG GAAAGTGCAATCACACCAAATGATAAGACCCTTTTCCCTGACGTCGACTGGCTAATCGGTAATCATTCCGATGAGCTGACGCCGTGGATACCAGTCATTGCGGCCAG GTCTTCCTATGACTGCCGCTTCTTCGTCCTGCCCTGCTGCTTCTTTGACTTCGTCGGGAAGTTCCAGCGGATGCAGAGCAGCAAGACGCAGTATCGCGGGTACCTGGACTTCATCACGGAGGTGGGCTCGGCCTGTGGCTTCCACGTGGAGGAGGACTGCCTTCGGATCCCTTCCACCAAGCGG GTCTGTCTCATCGGGAAGTCCAGGACATACCCGCCCACCAGAGAGGCTTCCGTGGACGAGGAGAGGACCCGCTACATTAACAGTAGGCGGGGCCGCCCCGGGAGCCCCTGCAGCGGGGGTCCTGCCCTCCCGCCCCCCGGGGCTGCTCCTGGCAGTGCCCCTGGCCCTGAGGGACCTGGAGCCCTGGACGCCCGGCCTGGGCACGCCGCGGAGGCTGGTGCCGGTCAGCGAGGGCCCAGAGCCCCGACGGAAGGACTCTGGCTGTCTGGATTTCACCCCAGGGAAAAAGCCGAGCGCCTGAGGAACTGTGCTGCCCTTCCTCGAGAGTTTGTTGACCGAGTGGTTTTGCAAGTGGCGCACTTGCTTTTGGGAAGAAGTCCTGCAGGTGGGAGTGCGCAGGCCTGGAATCGAGGAG GGAGCCTGTCCTTGGCGGAGGTGGCCGGGGAGCTGGACCGGGAGACGCTGCGGAGGCTGAAGCGGGAGTGCGGCGGCCTGCAGACGCTGCTGAGGAGCAGCCCGCAGGTGTTCCAAG TTCTGAACGGGCGCGTGCGCATCCGCGactggagggaggagaggccaCGGAAGCAGGAGGAACCAGAGGTGAAGCGAAGGCTGTCCCCCGACACCTTCAAAACCCGCATCTGCTGGTTCTTCGCTCATCACCCCGACGGCTGTGTCCTGCCGGCGGACTGCTGCCCGTTCGCCCACGGGCCGGGGGAGCTGCGGCCGGCCCCCCGCACCAGGAAGAAAAAGACGGCTCTGTGA